One Spirochaeta africana DSM 8902 genomic window carries:
- a CDS encoding DUF5312 family protein, with the protein MSADSVFGQLTRSLSPDEREVLLERIQNSLNLKPGSSSSIVRKSEDDLQRRKRIQADMVRSGLGTQFKLWLTSLFSTRTAEERFTQLKTQQQLRYIRQIDRDLIDDTGEYIGAALARQVAGLSRQAAKLKPFFEETWADEQQVAGFASELAAEHIPGARKHLFDFITREQLAAEFQRKKQGDASLPTIKNAIKSYLADVHPGIYEQVAEELAPLYYLREAVQFPYENFLGYFRGKEGFHGARFQTIREMLEELYSAAYIATRWKEKSRVSAVITGGSDKTAQQIHDFSRSVSDFFLGIPLAEIIKVGCMDPYYRFMIYVPRIDIRRFLRAYLHLQLMQEYDAVIHEIQIEVLRTQIVRLIDDSWRNPLRYMLPYQFSDSQGLGLPVLRRVYSLGLYYHYVKYLFGRRHESYALMISRAQTRRIRQTSSDMLIVLSNIDDIADRIERLNHSLSPESSDGEEIRRLRATLRHDAGLQRQYRAQLSQMDRVAQELSNRATENLISLRDQFVSFAKRLSEDRQNTRHALETEADWLTGFIDGLQLIAAVEDENPDQVAQGLRTLNS; encoded by the coding sequence ATGTCCGCTGACAGCGTGTTTGGACAGCTTACCCGCTCACTCTCGCCTGATGAACGCGAGGTACTGCTCGAACGAATCCAGAACTCTCTGAATCTCAAACCCGGCAGTTCATCTTCTATCGTACGAAAATCAGAGGATGACCTGCAGCGACGCAAACGGATTCAGGCAGATATGGTCAGATCCGGACTGGGCACACAGTTCAAGCTCTGGCTTACCTCGCTGTTTTCTACCCGTACCGCCGAAGAACGGTTTACCCAGCTCAAAACCCAGCAGCAGTTGCGTTATATCCGCCAGATAGACCGGGATCTGATCGACGATACCGGTGAATATATCGGCGCCGCGCTGGCACGCCAGGTTGCCGGTTTGAGTCGACAGGCTGCCAAACTCAAACCATTTTTTGAAGAGACCTGGGCCGATGAGCAGCAGGTGGCGGGGTTTGCCTCCGAGCTGGCTGCGGAGCATATCCCCGGCGCCCGGAAACATCTCTTTGACTTCATCACCCGTGAACAGCTTGCTGCCGAGTTCCAGCGCAAGAAGCAGGGTGATGCCAGCCTCCCGACCATAAAAAATGCGATCAAGAGCTATCTGGCAGATGTGCACCCCGGGATCTATGAACAGGTCGCGGAAGAGCTTGCGCCGTTGTACTATCTGCGCGAAGCGGTACAGTTTCCCTATGAAAACTTTCTCGGTTACTTTCGCGGCAAGGAAGGGTTCCATGGAGCTCGATTCCAGACCATCCGGGAAATGCTCGAGGAGCTGTACAGTGCCGCCTATATCGCGACACGCTGGAAGGAAAAGTCACGGGTATCTGCGGTAATAACCGGCGGGTCAGACAAAACAGCCCAGCAGATTCATGATTTCTCGCGGTCAGTCAGTGATTTTTTTCTCGGGATTCCCCTCGCCGAGATAATCAAGGTAGGCTGCATGGACCCGTACTACCGGTTCATGATCTATGTGCCGCGAATAGATATTCGCCGGTTTTTGCGTGCCTATTTACATCTTCAACTCATGCAGGAATACGATGCGGTAATCCATGAAATCCAGATCGAGGTACTGCGGACGCAGATTGTCCGGCTCATAGATGATTCATGGAGAAATCCCTTGCGATACATGCTGCCGTATCAGTTCAGCGACAGTCAGGGGCTCGGACTTCCGGTGCTGCGAAGGGTATACAGCCTCGGCCTCTACTATCATTACGTAAAATATCTGTTTGGCCGGCGACATGAGTCATACGCGCTCATGATTTCCCGAGCCCAGACCCGACGCATTCGGCAGACCAGCAGTGACATGCTGATAGTGCTGTCCAATATCGATGATATTGCTGACAGAATCGAGCGATTGAACCACTCACTTTCACCGGAATCATCAGACGGAGAAGAGATACGTCGATTACGGGCTACCCTCCGGCATGATGCCGGGCTGCAGCGGCAGTACCGTGCCCAGTTGAGCCAGATGGATCGTGTAGCCCAGGAGCTGTCCAACCGGGCTACGGAAAACCTGATCAGCCTGCGTGACCAGTTCGTATCGTTTGCCAAACGCCTCAGCGAGGACCGACAGAACACCAGGCATGCCCTGGAGACCGAGGCAGACTGGCTCACCGGCTTTATTGATGGACTGCAGCTGATAGCCGCTGTGGAGGATGAAAACCCGGATCAGGTTGCCCAGGGGTTGAGAACCCTGAACAGCTGA
- a CDS encoding thiamine diphosphokinase: MHAVIFIGGEYPDTDSVQQICQRADLVIAADSGYLNARSCHVPVDLLIGDMDSIGLSESELPGDLEVQRFPRNKDFTDTELAIQQARKRGAEQVILIGGGGGRLDHLLGIYSLFQRTHPPDSWHSSHGSACLATTEFRRRLGAGTVLSVFPLGNKPVKLRSTGLHWPLDSLHWELGDAGISNISTIDEVVITVESGMALVVLPTKEG, from the coding sequence ATGCATGCAGTGATTTTCATTGGTGGTGAGTATCCCGATACCGATTCGGTACAGCAGATCTGTCAACGGGCCGACCTGGTGATAGCCGCAGATTCCGGTTATCTGAACGCCCGGTCCTGCCATGTCCCGGTTGATCTGTTGATCGGCGATATGGACTCGATAGGACTGTCAGAATCCGAGCTGCCAGGGGATCTTGAGGTGCAGCGGTTCCCGCGAAACAAGGATTTCACCGATACCGAACTTGCCATTCAGCAGGCACGCAAGCGCGGTGCCGAGCAGGTTATCCTCATCGGTGGCGGGGGAGGGCGGCTGGATCACCTGCTGGGTATCTACTCCCTGTTTCAACGTACCCACCCGCCGGATTCCTGGCATTCGTCTCACGGAAGTGCCTGCCTGGCAACGACCGAGTTCCGGCGGCGACTGGGGGCCGGAACCGTTCTGTCGGTATTCCCGCTGGGGAACAAGCCGGTCAAGCTGCGCTCAACCGGCTTGCACTGGCCGCTTGATTCATTACACTGGGAGTTGGGTGATGCCGGGATATCCAATATATCTACGATTGACGAGGTGGTTATAACCGTAGAATCCGGCATGGCTCTGGTCGTTTTGCCGACAAAGGAAGGATGA